The genomic stretch ACCTTGGAAGTTTGCTGGAAACGTACGGAAAGTTCGAGGAACTACTGGTTCATTTGCTACAAGAACAACAGATAAACAAGCACATCTATTATTCTAACGTCATAATGATATCGCTGCTGACCACAATACTGCAATAcataaagtttaaaagggAGAGAAAGGAAGAGGATGACGGAAAGGTGTGtgaagaagacgaggaGAAAAAGTACGAGAGTGAAAAGGACGAGAAGAACGGATTCGATCAGTTGAATAGGAAGGTGTTGAGTGAGTTGAGAAACTATAAGAATGAAAGGGTGCAGATAAGAAATCAGCAGTTTTCAAGAAAAATGGTAGGAAACATGTCGAAGTTGCTGGGACTGAGACACGACTTTCTGTGCTACCACTGCCTGAGGGGAGGAGAGGTGATCCTGTGCGACACGGAGGGCTGCGACCGGGTGTGGCACTACGACTGCCTGCCGAACGCATTTAAGCCGAAGACCAGATACAACCTAAACGACGCCAAGCCGGAACTATGTGGCGCACCGAGCAAAGACGAAAGCAGCACGTGGATGTGTCCAATATGTTCAAACTTCCCAATTAAGGTAGGCAGTAGCGTCGCTAGTAGTTGTTAGTAGTTACACTAGCAGAAGTAGTTACAGCGATACCAACATTAGTACAAGTAGTATTGGTTGTATTAGTAATAGTTACAGTAGTGACTATATTGGCAGTGGTAGTTACACTATTAGTTACAGCAGTGGTAGTTACACTATTAGTTACAGCAGCAGTAGTCGCAGTGATAACAGTTGCCGTTCAGAGGGGAGAAAAGAGCTGTAGCAGAGATGTGCAGTTATACTGGATTCGAAGAGGATATTGGTGGAGAGTAAAGGCCACAATATCAGTCTCACttcaaatatacaaaaggATCCAGAACCTTAGTAGCCAATAAGATTTATAATGTTGTAACAATAAATGAGTGTATATAGTAAGTAAATGAGGGGAAATAGGGGTGACAGTAAGAATATGAGAAAGTGATGTCGTTTAACACAACACGAagaaaaacattaaaaaagGTAAACACATTAgaacaatttataaaaaattaaaatacgaACATgagaagaacaagaaggTAAATATGGAATGGAATacttgaataaataattaaattaaaagataTAGGGGAAACCAGCAACACACTATAACACATTTGGATAAACAGGGTGGtgaggaaaaataaataagacaaaagtgttttaaaataaaaataaagtggGCCTGGGAGAAGACGGAAGCCCAAAGATAGGAATTTAATCGTATTTACTCTGCGTTTGGAGTGTTAACACACCATACCCCAATTGTGACTTAAACTAAGAAGAAAACcacttttataaatttaatatcaCCCTTGGTATTTGCGTTAATCTAAGATGCTGGGATTGCAGGAAGGAAGAGTGTACAACACCAGCTACTCAAGAGCGATTAACGAAGAGTATCTGAAGTTGCCGAACAATCTGCCATCCCTAGACAGCGTTTACACGTATTTTAGCACTTTTCTAAACGCGTACTCCTCTAGTTCACTACAGCAgggaaaattaaaaaggacgCTGCTGGAAAACCTGAAAAACAACAACTATTTGTtggagctgaagctggacgaCCTCTTTCAGTTCCAGAACGTGGTCGACGGCGCCACTGAGCGCGAGGAGGATTCTATGACAAAGCAGCTGCGAGAAGCGAACAACGAAGAGGCAAACAACCTGAATCAAAACAAATTGCCCTCATTTTACGCTCAGGAGCTAGTTAAGGTAGGGATTGGAGGCCTatgcttacacattttagatATAGTATAAGTAAAAGCAGCATATTAGCGTAAATGACGAAAATGTAGGTTTTAACGGAGAGGCCGCTGATATACCTGTCCACAATCGAGAGGGTGTGCTACGACGTATGTAAACTGCATCTAAACTCGTACAACGTCCATGAGGAGAACGACAGCTTCAACTTCATACAAAttaacctgctgaacaCGTTCTGTAAGCCCACGAAGATAAGGAAGCTGCTCTCGAATAAGCAGGAGAGGTTCGTGGTGGTGCCAGGAATCATAATCCAGGCGAACAGAACGCAGCACAAGATGAGGCTGTGCACAATACAGTGCAGGTTCTGCGGCCATAAAATGAAGCTGGAGGTGCCGCTGTGGATTTCGAAGCCGAACATACCGAGAACGTGCAGGTACTCGAGCGCAATAAAGAGCATGGGAAACCAGAACGCAGAGCAGCAGCTGGGATGCCTATCGGCGCAGGTGAGTCGGATCGCAAACTTACGCAAATTTAGAACCCGTACGTGATAGTGGTCAACGAGTGCCAGTTCGTGGACGTGCAATCGCTGAAGATCCAGGAGCTGGCGGAGGACGTGCCCACGGGGGACATGCCCAGGCACCTGCAGTTAAACGTCACGCGTTACCTGTGCGACAAGGTGATTCCGGGCGACCGTATATACGCCCATGGAGTGCTCACGAACTACTCAAACACAATCAACGGTTCGCAAACAGGCCTCAACAGTTCATACCTCCACGTGCTGGGTGAGTTAACAGTGTAAATATTCATGGCTGGAGTGTACGCGTATGTATACGCCCttataagtatatatcATATGCCACAATGTTAACTAATAATCAACGAGTAGGCATACAGAAGCAGAATGTATCTGAAAGTTATGAGTTTGATATTGACGAAACAAACGACTTAGTGTTGCTGGCGTCACAGCCGGACATACATGACCAAATATTCAAGTAAGTGTACACAACACACATACATGCatactattgttattggtacaaataacaataaatacataGATAGTGCTATTTCCACAGCTATTGACTGTCCAATTGATtctaataaacaaatttaggTCAATTGCACCAAGTCTGTATGGTCTGGAGGACGTGAAAAAGGCGTGCGCGTGTGCTCTATTTGGTGGGACGAGGAAGGAAATAGGAAACGGAACTAAGCTACGTGGAGATATCAACGTCCTGATTCTCGGTGACCCATCAGTAGCAAAGTCGCAAGTACTCAAATTCGTAGATTACATAGCTCCAATATCAGTGTACACATCAGGTAAGTGATTTCACATAACAATAttacaataacaataatgctaacaataaaattattaataatgcTAATATCAACAATATCAATactaacaataacaacaacaataccaataacaaatataacagGAAAGGGAAGTAGTGCGGCAGGTCTCACAGCGGCAGTGGTGAGAGACAGTATGGGAGTGTTCTCACTGGAAGGAGGAGCAATGGTGTTGGCAGACGGCGGAGTGGTGTGCGTGGACGAGTTTGATAAAATGAGGCCAGACGACGCAGTGGCAATCCACGAAGCAATGGAACAGCAGACAATAAGTATCAGCAAGGCAGGAATCACCACTGTTCTGAACACGAGGTGCTCAGTGATAGCAGCAGCAAACCCACTGCTAGGATCATACAACAACTATCAGGACAACAGCGAACAGCACGACTTCAAAACTACTATATTATCGAGGTAATGACACAGCTATTAGTAATATATAAGACAAGTCTGTCAATGCATAAAGTGACAACGAATAATACATTGTTGTAGATTTGACTTGATATTCATGTTAAAGGACGCCGAGGACGTCAATCATGAT from Theileria orientalis strain Shintoku DNA, chromosome 1, complete genome encodes the following:
- a CDS encoding DNA replication licensing factor, whose product is MLGLQEGRVYNTSYSRAINEEYLKLPNNLPSLDSVYTYFSTFLNAYSSSSLQQGKLKRTLLENLKNNNYLLELKLDDLFQFQNVVDGATEREEDSMTKQLREANNEEANNLNQNKLPSFYAQELVKVLTERPLIYLSTIERVCYDVCKLHLNSYNVHEENDSFNFIQINLLNTFCKPTKIRKLLSNKQERFVVVPGIIIQANRTQHKMRLCTIQCRFCGHKMKLEVPLWISKPNIPRTCRYSSAIKSMGNQNAEQQLGCLSAQNPYVIVVNECQFVDVQSLKIQELAEDVPTGDMPRHLQLNVTRYLCDKVIPGDRIYAHGVLTNYSNTINGSQTGLNSSYLHVLGIQKQNVSESYEFDIDETNDLVLLASQPDIHDQIFKSIAPSLYGLEDVKKACACALFGGTRKEIGNGTKLRGDINVLILGDPSVAKSQVLKFVDYIAPISVYTSGLTAAVVRDSMGVFSLEGGAMVLADGGVVCVDEFDKMRPDDAVAIHEAMEQQTISISKAGITTVLNTRCSVIAAANPLLGSYNNYQDNSEQHDFKTTILSRFDLIFMLKDAEDVNHDKTLCKHILSLHNQNKKTITGPISATKLRRFIQYSKQVVNPMLSSEAKDSLRNYYVQKRRESREDKRSNIKKIPITLRQLESLVRISESLARMELSPIATEKHVQMALQLFTASTGESMKMVLNVESLSTEDQKKVKTCEEMILMRLKKGQRITRRFLLSELQKQSMQLQYAQQAISVLIKKGVLQERGDLSLRRVTN